The stretch of DNA AATCCAAAGAGGATTTCCAATAATCAAAGATATTTTAAAAATCGATGGTCTTAGAATAAATTTTGAATATGGTTGGGCATTAATTCGAGCTTCAAATACAAATGCAGTTATTATGACAAAATATGAAGCCACAAGTTATGCAACAGCAATGAGTTATAAAAAAGCAGTAGAAAATATTATAAATGAGGTAATAAATGAAATTAATAGCATTACAAATTAAAACAACATCAAATTTTCAAGAAAATCTAACTCACTTAAAGAATTTAATAAATTTATGTGAAGTAAAGTCTCTTATCTTAGCACCAGAACTAGCTCTGAGCGGATTTTCTTATGATAGAATGGAAGAAGCTGCACAACTTAGTCTAAAAGCCATAGAAGAGATAACAGAGTTAAGTAAAGATAAAACAATAGCTTTAACATTTATTACAAAAAAAGAAAACAGATTTTTTAATACTTTATATATATTTCATCACCAACAAATCATTCACACTCAATCAAAAGTAAAACTTTTCCCACTTGGAAATGAACTTGAATATTTTAGCGCTGGAAAGGAAGAAGATATAAAAATCATAGAAGTAAATGGTTTAAAAATAGCTACTTTAATATGTTTTGAACTAAGATTCCCTCAACTTTGGGAAAAAGTAAAAGGTGCTGATATTATTTTAAATCCAGCAATGTGGGGATTAAAAAGAAAAGACCACTATGAATCAATCTCAAAAGCTCTTGCACTTGTAAGTCAATGTTTCGTAATTGCCTGTAATAGTGCAGATGAAAACATGGCAAAAGGAAGTGCAATAATAAATCCATTTGGAATTGTAAAAAAAGATGATTCAAAAGAGATTATTGAAGATTTTTTTGATTTAAATGAGATAAAAAAAGTAAGAACTTATATAAATATTGGTTTAGATAGATAACTTTTTATAAATTAGAGATTTTTTCTCTAATCTACTTTTAGTGAATTTTTTATTTCTTCCAAACTCACTCCATTTTGTTTTGCTAATAATGCTAATTTTGTAATTCTTCTAATATGTGTTGGAATTACTTTATATGTTGTAAAAGTCGTTGCTTTTACACCTATTTCTTCTGCAAATTTTCCTTGAGAAGAAAATCCAATCTCTTTAATTATTTTTCTAAATTCTTTCTTTTCCAATGTCTTTTTTTCATGTTAAATTTTTTTGGAATTATAATGATTGATAGCTAAATAATATATTAATTTTTTATTAAAAACAAGCAAATTCTAGTAATATTTGACAAATAATCTCTTTTTGGCTAGAATCCCGAACTTAATTTAAGAAAAAACAAAGGAGAAGACTATGAGATTAAAAATTATTTTAATAACTCTAATACTAATATCTAATGTTTTTGCATCAGATTTTGACATTAATAACCTAACACCACAAGAGATAAAAACTCTAAAAGAAATAAAAGCACATGGTAAAGAAAACGGTTTAAGTTACTCTTTAATGGCAATAGCTATTAAAGAATCTGGATTGGGTAAATACCTAGTAAATGTAGATACAAAAGATTATGGTTTATATCAAGCTAATATAAAAACTGTTATTAGCAGAGAAAATGCACCTGACACATCATGGAATAGAAATGTTTTTGCAATGAAATTAATTTCTGATTTTCAGTTTGCAACAAAAAATGCAATAGATGAACTAACTTACTGGCAAAAAGTCCATAATAATAATTGGTCAAGAGTTTGGAGTAGTTACAATGGTGGTT from Arcobacter suis CECT 7833 encodes:
- a CDS encoding carbon-nitrogen hydrolase family protein — protein: MKLIALQIKTTSNFQENLTHLKNLINLCEVKSLILAPELALSGFSYDRMEEAAQLSLKAIEEITELSKDKTIALTFITKKENRFFNTLYIFHHQQIIHTQSKVKLFPLGNELEYFSAGKEEDIKIIEVNGLKIATLICFELRFPQLWEKVKGADIILNPAMWGLKRKDHYESISKALALVSQCFVIACNSADENMAKGSAIINPFGIVKKDDSKEIIEDFFDLNEIKKVRTYINIGLDR
- a CDS encoding transglycosylase SLT domain-containing protein, encoding MRLKIILITLILISNVFASDFDINNLTPQEIKTLKEIKAHGKENGLSYSLMAIAIKESGLGKYLVNVDTKDYGLYQANIKTVISRENAPDTSWNRNVFAMKLISDFQFATKNAIDELTYWQKVHNNNWSRVWSSYNGGWKYNSDAAKQYSKDIASIIRELKKVEV